From Bacteroidia bacterium:
TCCATCCTTCTATTTTCTGAACAGTAACATCATCTTTAAATTTAACTGTCATAGATGTTGGCAATAAGCTAATAAGTGGATTATCTTTTTCATCCTGCAAATAAACCATATCATATTCAATTACTCCCTCATCTAATTTCCCAGAGAAACCATCAATACCACAAGAGTATGTAAATATTAGTAAAAATATTGAAATCAGTCCACTAATCCTTATTGCGGTATATCGCATGCTTTTTTTTGCTTCAAATAATAAAGACAAAAATAAAAAAATATTTTATATGACTAGCTATAATTTAAAAAAAATACAGATTATAAAGAATATTAATAACCCAAGTTTTTCAGCATAGAAACGGCACTCTGTTCTTTAGCAAATAGTTTGGTTACATAATCATCATTTTCATCTTTAGAAATAATAATATGTTTTGGTGCTGGAATTAAACAATGCTGAATTCCACCATATCCACCTAAAGCTTCCTGATAAGCTCCTGTATGAAAAAAACCTATAAATAAAGGTTTTTCTTTATCAAATTTTGGCAAAAAGATTGCATTTACATGAGCCTCTTCACTATAGTAATCCTGACTATCACAAGTTAAACCGCCAAGGAAAACTCTTTCGTAAGGTAATTCCCAATTATTAACGGCTAAAAGAATAAATCTTTGGTTCATAGCCCATATATCTGGTAGGGTTGTCATAAATGAACTATCAATAATATCCCATTGCTCTCTGTCGTTTTGCTTTTTCTGATCAAGAACGTTATACAGAACTGCTCCACTTTCACCAACTGTGTACGATCCGAATTCAGTAAAAATATTTGGTTCGGGAACCTCGCCTTGTTCACATAAACGTTTTATCTGACTGATGATTTCTTCCGCAATGTATTCATACTCGTAGTCGAATGCTAAAGAATTCTTTATTGGGAAGCCACCACCAATATTTAAACTATCTAACTCAGGACAAATTTTCTTTAACTCAATATACACAGAAACACACTTAGTAAGTTCATTCCAATAGTATGAGGTATCTTTAATTCCGGTATTAATAAAGAAGTGAAGCATTTTAAGTTCAAACTTCTTTGAGTTTTTAATTCTGGTATTATAATAATCAATTATTTCATTGTATCTAAAACCAAGTCTCGAAGTATAGAACTGAAAACTGGGCTCCTCCTCAGCAGCAATTCTTATTCCCAGCTTAGTTTTTACTTTTACATTTTTTTCGTAATAATCCAATTCATCTTTATTATCTAGAACCGGAATAGTATTATGAAATCCGCTGTTTACAAGCTCACAAATATATTGCATGTATAAAGCTTTTTTAAAACCATTACATACTATATATGTATCAGTAGTAATTTTTCCATTTTCGTATAAACGATCTATAATCGGAATGTCAAATGCAGATGAAGTTTCAATATGAATATCATTTTTAAGTGCCTCCTCCAGAACAAAAGAAAAATGTGAACTTTTAGTACAATAGCAGTAAAAATAGTCACCCTGATAGTCAGATTTTGCAATTGCAACGTTAAAGAAGCGCTTTGCTTTCTGTATTTGTTCGGATATCTTAGGAAGATAAGTAATCTTTAGTGGCGTTCCATATTGCTTGATAATATCCATTAAAGGAATATCATGAAACGACAACTCATCATCAGTTACTTTAAACTCATCCTGCGGAAAATCAAAAGTTTGTTCTATTAAGTCAAGGTATCTTGTTTTCATTTTTCAAATGTAAGTTAGACGAATTGAATATTATTTTTTAAAGTAACTAACGCGGATTTTACTTTTATTGCAAAAGTAAAAAAAATAGATAATTACAACATACATTTTTAAATTTTATTTATCTGTTAACTGACATATAAATTAGAATATCGTCATATTAGTAAGATGTGGAAAATAATATTTAGTTTTGCACCCTTATTTTAATTAAGATTTTTATGAATAAACTAGCAGTTGTAGCCTTTGGTGGTAATGCACTTTTAAGAGCCGGGCAAAAAGGAACTATCAGCGAACAAGAGAAAAACGCTTATGAAACTTGCGAAAACCTTGTACCGTTGATTCAAAAAGGATATAATTTAGTTATTACCCATGGAAACGGACCACAAGTAGGTAATATTCTTTTACAAAACGATGGCGGAAAGAAAATTCATGGTATTCCCGAAATGCCTTTAGATATTTGTGGAGCATATAGTCAGGGCTTTATTGGTTACGTTATTGAACAACAACTTAGAAATGCTCTTGAGGCAAAAGGAATGGATGAAGATATAATTACACTTATAACTCAAGTTCTTGTAGATAAAAACGATCCCGCATTTGCAAATCCTACAAAACCTATTGGTCCTTATTATACAAAAGAAGAAGCAGAAAAATTAGCTGCCGAAACCGGATCAAAATATAAAGAAGACGCAAAAGGAAATGGATGGAGAAAAGTTGTTGCATCACCTTCACCTAATAGAATTGCAAATAGAAAATCTATTGCAAAACTTGCCCGCGAAGGAAATATTGTAATTGCAGTTGGTGGTGGTGGTATTCCTGTTTTTTATGTAGAACCACACAAATTAGAAGGAATTGATGCAGTAATTGATAAAGATTTAGCTTCATCATTATTAGCAAATCAGATTGGTGCAGATGAATTCTATATTATAACCGATGTACCTAAAGTTTGTATCAATTTTAATAAACCAAACGAAATAAAGCTTGATAGACTTACTATCATGGATGCTGAAAGATATTTAGCAGAAGGTCAGTTTGGCGAAGGAAGCATGGGACCAAAAGTAAAAGCATGCATTCAATTTGTAAAAAATGGAGGGAAAGAAGCAATTATAACAGTTGCAGATCAACTTCATAATAAAGAAGCAGGAACAATAATAGTATTAAATTAACAATAAAAACCAGAAATTATGGCATTTAATATCAGAAACAGAAGCTTTTTAAAGTTGTTGGATTTTACTCCACAAGAAATTACTTATTTATTAAATCTTGCTTTAGATTTAAAAAAGGCAAAATATGCCGGCACTGAACAACAAAAATTAAAAGGCAAAAACATTGCTTTAATATTTGAGAAAGATTCTACAAGAACACGTTGCGCATTTGAGGTTGCTGCATACGACCAAGGTGCACATGTAACTTATTTGGGACCATCAGGAACTCAAATTGGAAAAAAAGAATCGATGAAAGATACTGCAAGAGTACTTGGCAGAATGTATGACGGCATCGAGTATCGTGGTTACGGTCAGGCAATTGTTGAAGAACTTGCACAATATGCAGGAGTTCCGGTTTGGAATGGCTTAACAAATGAATTTCACCCAACTCAGATTCTTGCTGACTTTTTAACAATGATGGAACATTCCGATAAACCTTTAAATCAGGTTTCTTTCTGTTATTGTGGTGATGCAAAAAACAATATGGGAAATTCATTATTAATTGG
This genomic window contains:
- a CDS encoding arginine decarboxylase; amino-acid sequence: MKTRYLDLIEQTFDFPQDEFKVTDDELSFHDIPLMDIIKQYGTPLKITYLPKISEQIQKAKRFFNVAIAKSDYQGDYFYCYCTKSSHFSFVLEEALKNDIHIETSSAFDIPIIDRLYENGKITTDTYIVCNGFKKALYMQYICELVNSGFHNTIPVLDNKDELDYYEKNVKVKTKLGIRIAAEEEPSFQFYTSRLGFRYNEIIDYYNTRIKNSKKFELKMLHFFINTGIKDTSYYWNELTKCVSVYIELKKICPELDSLNIGGGFPIKNSLAFDYEYEYIAEEIISQIKRLCEQGEVPEPNIFTEFGSYTVGESGAVLYNVLDQKKQNDREQWDIIDSSFMTTLPDIWAMNQRFILLAVNNWELPYERVFLGGLTCDSQDYYSEEAHVNAIFLPKFDKEKPLFIGFFHTGAYQEALGGYGGIQHCLIPAPKHIIISKDENDDYVTKLFAKEQSAVSMLKNLGY
- the arcC gene encoding carbamate kinase, coding for MNKLAVVAFGGNALLRAGQKGTISEQEKNAYETCENLVPLIQKGYNLVITHGNGPQVGNILLQNDGGKKIHGIPEMPLDICGAYSQGFIGYVIEQQLRNALEAKGMDEDIITLITQVLVDKNDPAFANPTKPIGPYYTKEEAEKLAAETGSKYKEDAKGNGWRKVVASPSPNRIANRKSIAKLAREGNIVIAVGGGGIPVFYVEPHKLEGIDAVIDKDLASSLLANQIGADEFYIITDVPKVCINFNKPNEIKLDRLTIMDAERYLAEGQFGEGSMGPKVKACIQFVKNGGKEAIITVADQLHNKEAGTIIVLN
- a CDS encoding ornithine carbamoyltransferase, which produces MAFNIRNRSFLKLLDFTPQEITYLLNLALDLKKAKYAGTEQQKLKGKNIALIFEKDSTRTRCAFEVAAYDQGAHVTYLGPSGTQIGKKESMKDTARVLGRMYDGIEYRGYGQAIVEELAQYAGVPVWNGLTNEFHPTQILADFLTMMEHSDKPLNQVSFCYCGDAKNNMGNSLLIGAAKMGMDFRAAAPKACQPSAELVKKAKEIAKETGAKITITDDVAKAVKGVDFLYTDVWVSMGEPDSVWAERIKMLKPYQVNTKMLQLTGNPKVKFLHCLPAFHNRETKMGEEIFQKYKLDGMEVTEEVFESPNSIVFDEAENRIHTIKAVMVATLGS